One region of Flavobacterium sp. GSB-24 genomic DNA includes:
- a CDS encoding glycosyltransferase family 9 protein, translated as MKILVIQQKMIGDVLISSIICNNLRTAYPEAQIDYLVYASTTPVLQSNSSIDNIILFEEKHRKSKKELLNLGFQIRKEKYDLLIDAYSKLESWIIVLLSNAKRKISYKKPGRNFLYTDNVPFEPFPKTNLGLAIERRLSLLEPLDLKIKINPIPKLFVSEKENQDAITLFEKYNVQKDRKTVMISLLGSEKLKTYPLEFMSKVVDYIADTTDVNILFNYFPKQLEEAKTVFNACKPSTQAKIYFDLLGGDLRSFIGLMNQCDLIIGNDGGAINMAKALEKPSFIIFSPWIEKKIWATFEDGIHHLSVHLKDYRADLFEQKTEKILKREALSLYHEFKPEFFEKKIESFLSQNLSATIK; from the coding sequence ATGAAGATACTTGTAATTCAGCAAAAAATGATTGGTGATGTTTTGATCAGCAGTATAATATGCAATAATTTGCGTACTGCTTATCCAGAGGCTCAAATTGATTATTTAGTTTACGCCTCAACAACTCCAGTTTTACAAAGCAATTCAAGTATTGACAATATTATTTTATTTGAAGAAAAACATCGAAAAAGCAAAAAAGAGTTATTAAATCTTGGATTTCAGATTAGAAAAGAAAAGTACGATTTATTAATTGATGCGTATTCTAAGCTCGAAAGCTGGATAATAGTTTTATTAAGCAATGCTAAACGAAAAATATCTTATAAAAAACCAGGAAGAAACTTTTTATACACTGATAATGTGCCGTTTGAGCCTTTTCCAAAAACAAATTTAGGTTTAGCAATCGAGAGAAGACTTTCGTTATTAGAACCTTTAGATCTCAAAATTAAAATTAATCCAATTCCGAAATTATTTGTTTCTGAAAAAGAAAATCAAGATGCTATTACTCTTTTTGAAAAATATAATGTTCAAAAAGATCGAAAAACAGTTATGATCAGTCTTTTAGGCAGCGAAAAATTAAAAACCTACCCTTTAGAGTTTATGTCTAAAGTGGTTGATTATATAGCTGATACCACAGATGTAAATATTCTTTTTAATTATTTCCCAAAACAGTTAGAAGAAGCTAAAACCGTTTTTAATGCCTGTAAACCTTCAACACAAGCAAAAATTTATTTTGATTTATTGGGAGGAGATTTGCGCTCCTTTATTGGCCTCATGAATCAATGTGATTTGATTATTGGTAACGATGGCGGTGCAATAAATATGGCAAAAGCCCTTGAAAAACCATCGTTTATCATTTTCTCGCCTTGGATTGAAAAGAAAATCTGGGCCACTTTTGAAGACGGAATTCATCATCTTTCTGTTCATTTAAAAGATTATCGTGCTGATTTATTTGAGCAAAAAACCGAAAAAATACTGAAGAGGGAAGCCTTATCTTTATACCATGAATTTAAACCTGAATTTTTTGAGAAAAAAATTGAGTCCTTCCTTAGTCAAAACCTAAGCGCTACAATAAAATGA
- a CDS encoding glycosyltransferase family 2 protein: protein MILTAKQAMTALVITYNEEQNIKDVLDNLAFANEIIIVDSFSIDKTFEIASSFPNVKVVQRAFDNFASQRNFALSLASNSWILFVDADERLTPELQKEISFITSQKDCASAYFVRRNFMFKNKKLRFSGWQTDKIIRLFKKETAIYNHEKIVHEKLIVSGKIGQLKTKLIHYSYSNYENYKQKMIFYGKLKAQEELLKNTRPNFFHFYIRPAYQFINQYLLRLGILDGKKGIIICYLNALSVAVRFQELKKIRSRND from the coding sequence ATGATTTTGACAGCAAAACAAGCAATGACCGCATTGGTTATTACTTATAATGAAGAACAAAATATAAAAGATGTGCTGGATAATTTGGCATTCGCCAATGAAATAATCATCGTAGATTCTTTTAGCATAGATAAAACTTTTGAGATCGCCTCTTCATTTCCTAATGTAAAAGTAGTACAGCGTGCTTTTGACAATTTTGCTTCTCAGCGTAATTTTGCCCTGAGTCTTGCTTCAAATTCATGGATTCTTTTTGTAGACGCTGACGAAAGATTGACTCCAGAACTTCAAAAAGAAATCAGTTTCATAACCAGCCAAAAAGATTGTGCTTCGGCTTATTTTGTTCGCAGAAACTTTATGTTTAAAAATAAAAAACTGCGTTTTAGCGGCTGGCAAACAGATAAAATTATCCGACTTTTTAAGAAAGAAACTGCAATTTATAATCATGAAAAAATTGTTCACGAAAAATTAATTGTAAGTGGGAAAATTGGTCAATTAAAAACAAAATTGATTCATTATTCGTATTCGAATTATGAAAATTACAAGCAAAAAATGATCTTTTACGGAAAATTAAAAGCTCAAGAAGAGCTATTAAAAAATACTAGGCCTAATTTTTTTCATTTTTACATTCGTCCGGCTTATCAATTCATAAATCAATACTTACTACGACTTGGAATCTTAGACGGAAAAAAGGGAATTATAATTTGCTACCTAAACGCATTGAGTGTTGCTGTTCGATTTCAAGAGCTAAAAAAAATTAGGTCTAGAAACGACTAA
- a CDS encoding DUF1003 domain-containing protein encodes MKNNKTFKSAISGLPFSENEKICGKSIHDPILGLIKKEFPDFNDDDCIAVNELNVYRQQYISNYLSTEIGALSAMEKSVISSLKQDKSIVSIVEDEEEVRNLGQKVADKVADFGGSWTFIISFVVFIIIWIGSNVYILLNKGFDPYPFILLNLILSCVAALQAPVIMMSQNRQEEKDRNRAKKDYMINLKSELEIRMIHDKIDHLIMHQQQELIEIQKVQIEMMNDILDQIKK; translated from the coding sequence ATGAAAAATAATAAAACATTTAAGAGTGCAATTTCGGGACTTCCATTTAGTGAAAACGAAAAAATCTGTGGTAAATCAATTCATGATCCTATTTTGGGTTTAATCAAAAAAGAATTTCCTGATTTTAATGATGACGATTGTATCGCTGTAAACGAATTAAATGTTTATCGCCAGCAATATATTTCCAATTATCTTTCGACAGAAATAGGAGCGCTTTCCGCAATGGAGAAAAGTGTTATTTCTTCATTAAAACAAGATAAATCTATCGTAAGTATTGTTGAAGACGAGGAAGAAGTTCGAAATTTAGGACAAAAGGTAGCTGATAAAGTAGCCGATTTTGGCGGAAGCTGGACTTTTATTATTTCGTTTGTTGTTTTTATTATTATCTGGATCGGCTCCAATGTTTATATTCTTTTAAATAAAGGTTTTGATCCGTATCCGTTTATTCTTTTAAATTTAATTCTTTCTTGCGTAGCAGCTTTGCAGGCGCCGGTGATTATGATGAGTCAAAACCGCCAAGAAGAAAAAGATAGGAATCGAGCTAAAAAAGATTATATGATTAATCTAAAGTCTGAATTAGAAATTAGAATGATTCATGATAAAATCGATCATTTGATTATGCATCAGCAGCAAGAATTAATCGAAATTCAGAAAGTGCAAATCGAGATGATGAATGATATTTTGGATCAGATTAAGAAATAA
- a CDS encoding L-threonylcarbamoyladenylate synthase: protein MNEEIINAYEVIKEGGIILYPTDTVWGIGCDATNPEAVAKIYKLKQRAETQSMIVLMNGEKMIYNVFKNIPEVAWQIWDLSDKPTTLILDDARNVAPNIIAADKSLGVRLIKEPFCYKLLERMKKPLVSTSANISGQPTPLAFKDISPEIINGVDYVVKLNQDKINGKSSTIIKLTNDSQVKVIRK, encoded by the coding sequence ATGAACGAAGAAATAATTAATGCATACGAAGTAATCAAAGAAGGTGGCATCATTCTTTATCCAACAGATACTGTGTGGGGCATTGGCTGTGACGCCACAAATCCTGAAGCTGTTGCCAAAATCTACAAATTAAAACAGCGTGCAGAGACACAAAGCATGATAGTTTTGATGAATGGCGAAAAGATGATTTACAACGTGTTTAAAAACATTCCTGAAGTTGCTTGGCAAATCTGGGATTTATCAGACAAACCAACGACTTTAATTCTGGACGATGCCAGAAATGTGGCACCAAATATTATTGCAGCCGATAAATCATTAGGAGTTCGTTTGATAAAAGAACCTTTCTGCTATAAATTGCTGGAGAGAATGAAAAAACCTTTGGTTTCAACTTCTGCAAATATTTCTGGACAGCCTACACCTCTTGCCTTTAAAGACATTAGTCCAGAAATTATAAATGGTGTTGATTATGTGGTGAAATTAAACCAAGACAAAATCAACGGAAAATCTTCTACAATTATCAAATTAACAAACGATTCTCAGGTAAAAGTAATACGTAAATAA
- a CDS encoding glycosyltransferase family 1 protein: MQQQKTVFLETHNINNRATGLGTFNYELIKGLSQLELENLKLTLNATDIKLLESEFGNKFDYNKYSNLSRMKFFRVRKKYDLWHSVNQNIKVEPLIKTKYLLTIHDVNFAEEISSDINHRRNKLFLEKLNKATAVTYISEFAKKQTHQYFDVPDVPEYVIHNGNPITKFLDTSSYVPNVLVDKPFFYSIGDFIERKNFESIINMMRLIKDYNLIISGNHDRKYGEKIKQLIKDNGLSNQVYLTGKVSDEGKQFFMKNCTAFLFPSIREGFGLPPIEAMSFGKPTFLSDKTSLPEIGGNAAKYWSDFDPEYMKNVLFDGLNNFENNKPENELLFKQRAASFNWKTAAAEYVKVYNKILL; the protein is encoded by the coding sequence ATGCAGCAACAAAAGACTGTTTTTTTAGAAACTCATAACATAAATAATAGAGCTACTGGTTTAGGAACTTTCAATTACGAGTTAATCAAAGGATTATCTCAACTAGAACTTGAAAACTTAAAGCTAACATTAAATGCTACAGATATAAAGCTTCTTGAAAGTGAATTTGGAAACAAATTCGATTACAACAAATACAGTAATTTATCAAGGATGAAATTCTTTAGAGTTCGCAAAAAATACGACCTCTGGCATTCTGTAAATCAGAATATAAAAGTTGAACCTTTAATAAAAACCAAATATTTGCTTACAATTCACGATGTGAATTTTGCTGAGGAAATATCTTCAGATATTAATCACAGAAGAAATAAACTTTTTTTAGAAAAATTAAATAAAGCAACTGCCGTTACCTACATATCGGAGTTTGCAAAAAAGCAAACCCATCAATATTTTGATGTTCCAGACGTTCCTGAATATGTTATCCATAATGGAAATCCAATCACTAAATTTCTAGATACATCTTCATATGTACCTAATGTCCTTGTTGACAAACCTTTTTTTTACAGTATTGGCGATTTTATAGAAAGAAAAAACTTTGAATCTATTATTAATATGATGAGATTAATAAAAGATTACAATTTGATAATTTCTGGAAATCATGATAGAAAGTACGGAGAAAAAATAAAACAGTTAATAAAAGATAATGGCTTATCAAATCAAGTTTATTTAACTGGAAAAGTGAGCGATGAAGGTAAACAGTTTTTTATGAAAAATTGCACAGCATTTCTTTTTCCTTCAATAAGGGAAGGTTTTGGCTTACCACCAATTGAAGCAATGAGTTTTGGAAAACCTACATTTTTGTCTGATAAAACTTCACTGCCCGAAATAGGAGGAAACGCCGCCAAATATTGGTCTGATTTTGATCCTGAATATATGAAAAACGTATTGTTTGATGGTTTAAATAATTTTGAAAATAATAAACCTGAAAATGAATTACTTTTCAAACAAAGAGCTGCAAGTTTCAATTGGAAAACAGCTGCTGCAGAATACGTAAAAGTCTATAACAAAATTTTACTGTAA
- a CDS encoding HAMP domain-containing sensor histidine kinase — MKLYHALSQISFLKKSYAFKFLFVAFIGIHIPLIGILFFVLYFKYSISPTSILVFSLIMTLLATAITLLVLNKLIKPIATASKALDDYRNLRKLSVLPTEYTDEAGLLLCNIQESIYEAESFINEKQDLVYMLSHDLKNFAGNPQGLAQLIISENPSESVKNLAELICESTNLQFRYIDNFIKLLNEQDQVVKVTSDTKTILFPNILPFINEQVEQRLFDKKIKLNLILECVEAKLKIDEGLLTQVLVNLISNAVKFSYFDSEIKVRIFSEDSKLILTVKDSGIGFDKNQIEELFKKFTKMSRLGTANEGSTGIGLYLCKKIIERNKGRLTASSDGKNRGAEFRIEFDI; from the coding sequence ATGAAGTTGTATCACGCGCTCTCACAAATCAGCTTTCTGAAAAAAAGTTATGCATTCAAATTTTTATTTGTTGCTTTTATAGGGATTCATATTCCTTTAATCGGAATATTATTTTTTGTATTGTATTTTAAGTACAGTATTTCTCCAACTTCAATTCTCGTTTTTTCTTTAATAATGACTTTGCTGGCAACGGCGATAACACTTTTAGTTTTAAATAAGTTAATTAAACCTATTGCAACTGCATCAAAAGCATTAGATGATTACCGAAACTTGAGAAAATTGTCTGTTTTGCCGACAGAATATACAGATGAAGCTGGACTCCTTTTATGCAATATTCAAGAATCGATTTACGAAGCCGAGAGTTTTATTAATGAAAAACAAGATTTAGTTTATATGCTTTCGCATGATTTAAAGAATTTTGCTGGAAATCCGCAGGGTTTGGCTCAATTAATTATAAGCGAAAATCCATCAGAATCAGTTAAAAACCTTGCAGAATTAATCTGTGAGTCAACTAATCTTCAATTTAGATATATTGATAATTTTATTAAGCTATTAAACGAGCAGGATCAGGTTGTAAAAGTAACTTCAGATACAAAAACGATTTTGTTTCCTAATATCCTTCCTTTTATTAATGAACAGGTAGAACAGCGTTTATTTGATAAAAAGATAAAATTGAATTTAATCTTAGAATGTGTTGAAGCGAAACTTAAAATTGACGAAGGTCTTTTGACTCAGGTTTTAGTGAATTTAATCAGCAATGCCGTGAAATTTTCTTATTTTGACAGTGAAATCAAAGTGAGAATTTTTTCAGAAGATTCCAAATTGATTTTAACGGTAAAAGATTCTGGAATTGGTTTCGATAAAAATCAGATTGAGGAATTGTTTAAAAAGTTTACCAAAATGAGCCGACTAGGAACTGCTAATGAAGGTTCAACGGGAATTGGTTTGTACTTATGCAAGAAAATAATAGAACGCAACAAAGGCCGATTGACAGCTTCTAGCGACGGCAAGAACAGAGGAGCCGAATTTAGAATTGAATTTGATATATAA
- a CDS encoding cysteine desulfurase family protein produces MKKVYLDNASTTAIRPEVIQEITKIMVEDFGNPSSTHSFGRNGKTIVELSRKSIAKHFNCTAQEIIFTSGGTEADNWILRSAVEDLKVERIITSKIEHHAVLYTVLALQEEYNIQVDYVKVNADGSLDLTHLSNLLSDEKKTLVSLMHVNNETGTILDLERVSLICKQYNALFHSDTVQSVGKTEIDLQKTPIDFILASAHKFHGPKGIGFAFVRKNSGLQPLLFGGEQEKGLRAGTEAVHQIAGMAKALSISYEKLDEERNYILELKKYLIDQLESHFPDFRINGKKDDFYNIINIILPFSSDKTSMLLFSLDMKGIAVSRGSACQSGSIKPSHVLKEMLSEEDLKLPNLRISFSHYNTKEDVDWLIESLKNI; encoded by the coding sequence ATGAAAAAAGTATATCTAGATAATGCCTCAACAACTGCAATACGTCCCGAAGTAATTCAGGAAATAACAAAAATTATGGTTGAGGATTTTGGTAATCCATCGTCTACACATAGTTTTGGACGAAATGGCAAAACAATAGTAGAGCTTTCCAGAAAAAGTATTGCGAAACATTTCAATTGTACTGCCCAAGAAATAATTTTTACTTCTGGCGGAACTGAAGCGGATAATTGGATTCTGCGTTCTGCGGTTGAAGATTTGAAAGTTGAGCGAATTATTACTTCTAAAATTGAACATCACGCTGTTCTATATACTGTTTTGGCGCTGCAGGAAGAATACAATATTCAGGTTGATTATGTAAAGGTAAATGCTGACGGAAGTTTAGATCTAACGCACTTGTCTAATCTATTATCTGATGAGAAAAAGACATTAGTTAGTTTAATGCATGTAAATAACGAAACAGGAACAATTTTAGATTTAGAAAGAGTAAGCCTTATTTGCAAGCAGTATAATGCCTTGTTTCATTCTGATACAGTCCAGTCTGTCGGAAAAACTGAAATCGACTTGCAAAAGACCCCAATTGACTTCATTTTGGCTAGTGCGCATAAATTTCACGGACCAAAAGGAATCGGATTTGCCTTTGTTAGAAAAAACTCAGGTTTGCAGCCGTTACTTTTTGGCGGAGAACAAGAAAAAGGTCTTCGCGCAGGAACCGAAGCAGTACACCAAATTGCCGGAATGGCAAAAGCTTTGTCTATTTCGTATGAAAAACTAGATGAGGAAAGAAACTATATTTTAGAATTGAAAAAATATCTTATTGATCAGCTTGAAAGTCATTTTCCTGATTTTAGAATTAATGGAAAAAAAGATGATTTTTATAATATCATTAATATCATTTTACCTTTTTCATCAGATAAAACTTCAATGCTTCTTTTTAGTTTAGATATGAAAGGAATTGCAGTTTCGAGAGGAAGTGCCTGCCAGTCTGGAAGTATTAAACCTTCGCATGTTTTAAAAGAAATGCTTTCTGAAGAAGATCTAAAATTGCCCAATCTTCGAATTTCATTTAGCCATTACAACACCAAAGAAGATGTAGATTGGCTGATTGAGAGTTTGAAAAATATTTAA
- a CDS encoding aldo/keto reductase, producing MNYRKLGKTNFNISEISLGTWQVGGKWGSGFDDKIADELLNTAIDNGVNFIDTADVYENGLSETAVGRVIRSRSERIYVATKCGRQINPHVNEGYTPKVLQKFVEDSLKRTGLETLDLIQLHCPPTEVYYRPEIFELFDRLKDQGKILNLGVSVEKVEEALKAIEYSNVTTVQIIFNLFRQRPSELFFSEARKKDIGIIARVPLASGLLTGTFSEKTVFEPQDHRNFNRNGEAFDKGETFSGIDYELGLKAVEALKALFPETPNLAPIALQWILSFKEISCIIPGASKVNHVLSNLSVYDTPKLTAEQISEMNKIYDEFIKPSVHQLW from the coding sequence ATGAACTACAGAAAACTAGGAAAAACAAACTTTAATATATCTGAAATCTCTCTTGGCACTTGGCAGGTGGGAGGAAAATGGGGTTCGGGTTTTGATGATAAAATTGCTGATGAACTTTTGAATACAGCAATAGACAACGGTGTTAATTTTATTGATACTGCCGATGTTTATGAAAACGGATTAAGTGAAACCGCTGTCGGCAGAGTGATTCGATCTCGATCGGAACGAATTTATGTTGCTACAAAATGCGGACGCCAGATCAACCCTCATGTCAATGAAGGATATACGCCAAAAGTGCTTCAAAAATTCGTAGAAGACAGTTTAAAAAGAACTGGTTTAGAGACCCTAGATTTGATTCAGCTGCACTGTCCGCCGACTGAAGTATATTACCGTCCTGAAATCTTCGAACTTTTTGACCGTTTAAAAGACCAAGGAAAAATACTTAACCTTGGTGTAAGTGTCGAAAAAGTTGAAGAAGCCTTAAAGGCAATAGAATATTCGAATGTAACGACTGTTCAGATTATTTTCAATTTGTTCCGCCAGCGTCCTTCAGAATTATTTTTCTCAGAAGCCAGAAAAAAAGATATTGGCATTATTGCCAGAGTTCCTCTAGCAAGCGGACTTTTAACGGGTACATTCAGCGAAAAAACAGTTTTTGAACCCCAGGATCATCGTAACTTTAACCGTAACGGAGAAGCTTTTGATAAAGGGGAAACTTTTTCTGGAATCGATTACGAATTAGGCTTAAAAGCAGTTGAAGCTCTAAAAGCACTATTCCCAGAAACACCAAACCTCGCTCCTATTGCTTTACAATGGATTTTAAGTTTTAAAGAAATCAGCTGTATTATTCCCGGAGCATCAAAAGTAAATCATGTTTTATCAAATTTATCAGTTTATGATACTCCAAAATTAACTGCAGAGCAGATTTCGGAAATGAATAAAATTTATGATGAATTTATAAAACCTTCTGTTCATCAGCTTTGGTAA
- a CDS encoding Smr/MutS family protein — protein sequence MLVKGDKVSVLDEVINGTVVSVKNNEVLIETEDGFMMTFFVNELIKIQDSSDLMNSIKRIDLDQVSKEKTELKPRSFVKEKKEKRDVGVPEFDLHIEKLVPNKRGMSNYDILTLQTETAKRHIEFAIRNRIPKIVFIHGVGEGILKAELDFLLGRYDGIDFQDANYQKYGLGATEVYFRQNNK from the coding sequence ATGCTGGTAAAAGGAGATAAGGTTTCTGTACTTGATGAAGTCATAAACGGAACGGTAGTTTCGGTTAAAAATAACGAGGTTTTGATAGAAACTGAAGATGGATTTATGATGACATTTTTTGTCAACGAATTGATTAAGATTCAAGATTCCAGTGATTTAATGAATTCTATTAAAAGAATAGATTTAGATCAAGTTTCAAAAGAAAAAACAGAGCTAAAACCTAGAAGTTTTGTTAAAGAAAAGAAAGAAAAGCGTGATGTTGGCGTTCCAGAATTTGATTTGCATATCGAAAAATTGGTTCCCAATAAACGCGGAATGTCCAATTATGATATTTTGACATTACAGACAGAAACGGCAAAAAGACATATCGAATTTGCGATTCGAAACCGCATTCCGAAAATCGTTTTTATTCATGGTGTCGGCGAAGGAATTTTAAAAGCCGAACTTGATTTTTTATTAGGCCGTTATGACGGAATTGATTTTCAAGATGCCAATTATCAAAAATACGGTCTTGGTGCAACCGAAGTTTATTTTAGACAAAACAATAAATAA
- a CDS encoding DUF2752 domain-containing protein codes for MTLEKYMIPCLFKTIFGFECLGCGFQRSLFLLFQGEFSAAFKMYPAIFTCLLLFGFIALHFLDKSKNYKKLVWRMAAVNFIFMLGGYYFKHFYF; via the coding sequence ATGACTTTAGAGAAATATATGATCCCATGCTTGTTCAAAACCATCTTCGGTTTTGAATGTTTAGGCTGTGGTTTTCAGCGGTCATTATTCTTACTTTTTCAAGGTGAATTTTCAGCTGCTTTTAAAATGTATCCAGCGATATTTACCTGCCTTTTATTGTTCGGTTTTATAGCGCTTCATTTTTTAGACAAATCTAAAAATTACAAAAAATTAGTTTGGAGAATGGCAGCCGTAAATTTCATTTTTATGCTTGGAGGTTATTACTTCAAACACTTTTATTTTTAG
- the epsC gene encoding serine O-acetyltransferase EpsC, translated as MTKDTIIQNIKALKSHSHINYGIKTKTEDFTEKLFYTLFDSNAVLEESIDELEKCFKEIAVLACKKPQNLCGSMWDRFLEKLPSVLEKLNQDAEYILENDPASNSIDEVYLGYPGFYAIAIYRLSHELYHLDLLLFSRLMSEYAHRITGTDIHAGANIASPFFIDHATGIVIGETTVIKKHVKIYQGVTLGALSVSKDMKNAKRHPTVEANVCIYANATILGGETVIGKNSVIGGNSWVTKSIPEDSIVLNTTTTEVKIKEKK; from the coding sequence GTGACAAAAGACACTATCATACAAAATATAAAGGCATTAAAGAGCCATTCGCACATAAACTACGGTATTAAAACCAAAACAGAAGACTTTACAGAAAAGCTTTTTTACACTCTTTTTGATTCAAATGCAGTTTTAGAAGAAAGCATTGATGAATTGGAAAAATGCTTTAAAGAAATCGCTGTTTTAGCCTGCAAAAAACCACAAAATTTATGCGGTTCTATGTGGGATAGATTTTTAGAAAAACTGCCAAGCGTTTTAGAAAAATTAAACCAAGATGCCGAGTACATTTTAGAAAACGATCCTGCCTCAAATAGTATCGATGAAGTTTATCTGGGATATCCTGGTTTTTACGCTATAGCTATTTATAGATTAAGCCATGAATTGTACCATTTAGATTTACTTCTGTTTTCTCGATTAATGAGCGAATATGCACATAGGATCACAGGAACAGATATTCATGCCGGAGCAAATATTGCATCGCCATTTTTCATTGACCACGCTACCGGAATTGTAATTGGAGAAACTACTGTTATCAAAAAACATGTAAAAATTTATCAAGGTGTTACGCTTGGTGCATTAAGTGTGAGCAAGGATATGAAAAATGCTAAAAGACATCCTACCGTTGAAGCGAATGTGTGTATTTATGCCAACGCAACAATTTTAGGCGGAGAAACGGTAATTGGAAAGAACAGTGTTATTGGCGGAAATTCATGGGTAACTAAATCTATCCCTGAAGATTCTATTGTTCTAAACACTACCACAACTGAAGTTAAAATAAAAGAAAAAAAATAA
- the cysM gene encoding cysteine synthase CysM: protein MGPQKLLNLIGNTPLMETVNLVKNKNVKLLLKLEGNNPGGSVKDRAAYNMIAAALERGDIKKGDKLIEATSGNTGIALAMIAQLFGIEIELVLPEDSTKERTQTMRAYGATVILTPASEGIIGSRDYADKKVAQGGYLMLNQFANDDNWKAHYKTTGPEIWNDTEGTVTHFVSAMGTTGTIIGTSTYLKEKNPNVQIIGAQPSDGSQIPGIRKWPEEYLPKIFDASKVDTVVDVSEEEARQMTKRLALEEGVFAGMSSGGSVAVALKIAEQLESGVIVAVICDRGDRYLSSDLFD from the coding sequence ATGGGTCCACAGAAATTATTAAACCTAATTGGAAATACTCCTTTAATGGAAACTGTCAATTTGGTTAAAAATAAAAATGTAAAACTTTTGCTAAAACTCGAAGGAAATAATCCTGGAGGAAGCGTAAAAGACAGGGCAGCTTACAATATGATTGCTGCCGCATTAGAAAGAGGTGATATTAAAAAAGGCGATAAATTAATTGAAGCAACCAGCGGAAATACTGGAATTGCACTGGCAATGATCGCTCAATTATTTGGCATAGAAATCGAATTGGTTTTACCTGAAGATTCCACAAAAGAGCGCACACAAACAATGCGTGCTTACGGCGCTACAGTTATTTTAACCCCTGCCAGCGAAGGAATTATTGGTTCACGAGATTATGCAGACAAAAAAGTAGCACAAGGCGGTTATTTAATGTTAAATCAGTTTGCCAATGATGATAACTGGAAAGCGCATTACAAAACAACCGGCCCTGAAATATGGAACGACACTGAAGGAACTGTTACGCATTTTGTTTCGGCAATGGGAACTACTGGAACTATTATTGGAACTTCGACTTATTTAAAAGAAAAGAATCCAAATGTGCAGATTATCGGCGCTCAGCCAAGCGATGGATCACAGATTCCTGGAATTCGTAAATGGCCGGAAGAATATCTTCCGAAAATTTTTGATGCTTCTAAAGTTGATACTGTCGTGGATGTAAGCGAAGAAGAAGCACGCCAAATGACCAAAAGATTAGCATTAGAAGAAGGTGTTTTCGCGGGAATGAGCAGCGGAGGTTCTGTTGCCGTTGCCCTAAAAATTGCAGAACAATTAGAATCTGGTGTTATAGTTGCCGTTATCTGCGATAGAGGCGATCGTTATTTGTCTTCGGATTTATTTGATTAA